GTCGAGGACTTCCAGTGCCCGGCCTGCGGTCAGTTCGAAGCCGTGATGGGCGACAAGCTCGACGAGCTCTCCGAGCGCGACGACCTGCGCGTCGAGTTCCGCGGGATCGCCTTCCTGGATCGGGCGTCCTCCACCGAGTACTCCAGCCGCGCGCTCAACGCCGCGGTCTGCACCGTCGAGGACGGTGAGGACGTCTGGAGGCAGATGCACGCAGCGCTCTTCGCCAACCAGCCCTCCGAGGGCGGCGCCGGGCTCGACGACGCGACGCTGATCGACCTCGCGGTCGACGCCGGCGCCGACGAGGACCGGGTCAGCGACTGCATCGAGGACCGCAGCTACGACAAGTGGGTCGAGCAGACCACCGACGCGACCTTCGACGAGGGCATCACGGGCACCCCGACCGTGCTGCTCAACGGCGACAAGGTCGACATCTCGACGCCCGAGGACCTCGAGAAGCTGGTCGACGAGGCCGTCGCAGCGTCGTGACCTCCGAGATCCGCGCCGAGATCCGCACCGAGATCCGCACCGTGATCCGCACCGTCCTCCTGGCACTCCTGGCCGGGTTGCTGGCCTGCGCGGCGGCGCTGGTGCCGACCGCCGCGCAGGCGCACGCCGGCCTGGTGGACTCCACGCCGCGGGACGGGGCGACCCTCGACGACTTGCCGTCCGAGGTGACGCTGACCTTCACCGAGGACATCAACCCGCCGGCGTACGTCGTGGTGCGCCACACCGACGACACCGCGCTCGCCGAGGGCGAGGCGCGGGTCGAGGGCGCGCTGGTCCGCCAGCCGATCACCGCGGGCGGGCCGGGCGACTACACGCTCGCCTACAGCGTCGTGTCTGCCGACGGCCACCGCGTGACCGGTGAGCTGTCGTTCACCGTCACGGGGGACGCCGCCGCGCCGTCACCGGGGGCCACCGACACTCCCGCCCCGTCGCCCGGCGCCGACGACTCCGACTCCGACTCGGAGTCCGCCGAGGACGCCCCGCAGCCCGCGGACACCGGCGGTGCCACCGTGCCCGCCGAGGAGGACGAGGGCTTCCTCGCCGCCAACGGCAGCCTGCTGCTGCTCGGCGCGGGGCTCGTCCTGGTCGTCGGCACCTTCGTGGTGGCCGCGAGGCGGCGCCGTGCGGGGTGATCCCGTGACCACTTCCACGGAGGCGACCGAGCCCGAGGTCGCCCCCGAGACCCGACGCCCGATCCCCGAGCGCCGCGTGCCGTTCGCGGTGTTCGCCGGTGTCGTGGCCCTCGCGGCGATGCTGGTCCTGGCGTTCCTCGGTGGCGGCATTCCTGAGCCGGCGCCGGAGGGTCTGCCGGACCCCGGCCGGGTCACGGTCGTCGCCCTCCCGGTGCTGGGGCTGTTCGTGCAGCTCAGCGGCGTGTTGGTGATCGGGGCGCTGCTCGTGGCAGTGCTGGCGATGACCCGCACGACCGATGAGCTGACCGCGTCGGGGTTCCGCGCGATCCGCAGTGCCCGCTGGGTCGCGGTCGCCTGGGTCGGCTTCGGCCTCGCCGAGGTGTGGTTCACCGTCTCCGACCAGCTGGCGCTCCCGCCGAGCCAGGTCGACGTCGGGACGGCCTTCAGCTACGCCTTCCAGATCCCGCAGGGACGCAGCGCCCTCGCCCAGGTGGCCCTCGTGGCGATCGTCGCCGTCGCCGCCCACTGGGTGCTCGCGGTCCGCGAGGCGCTGGTGGTGCTCGGGCTCGCCCTGCTCGCGCTGGTCCCGCCGATCCTCACCGGGCACGCGGCCTCGTCGGGAAGCCACGACATGGCCGTGGTCGCCCTGCTGTTCCACGTCATCCCGGTCGCCGTGTGGGTCGGTGGTGTGGTCGCGCTCTGGGGCCACCTGCGCATCCCGGGCGGTGCCCGGCTGCGCGCCGTACGCCGCTTCTCGTCCCTGGCCCCCTGGTGCTTCGGCATCGTCGCCGTCAGTGGGGTCGTCTCGGCGCTGGTGCGGGTCGACACCCTGACCGAGCTCTTCACGACGGGCTATGGGGCCGGGGTGCTCGCGAAGACCGCCGTGCTCGCCCTCCTCGGTCTCGTCGCCTACCGCGTGCGCGGCTGGTTGGCGTCGGCCACCCCGGAGACGGGCAGCGGGTGGCGCACCTTCGTGTCGCTGACCGGGGTCGAGCTCGTCTTGATGGCGACCGCGATCGGCCTCGGCACCGCGCTCTCGCGCACCCCGCCGCCGGTCGGTGAGCCCTACACCGAGCTCGCGGCCAGCCTGCTC
The nucleotide sequence above comes from Nocardioides massiliensis. Encoded proteins:
- a CDS encoding DsbA family protein — translated: MAKQDSGDDKVTGGTPAARARARAAEVRAEQEKQVKRRRRINQLLAVVLVLVAGGAITAAVIAGQRTANAPAETPPNLSADGAVVLGNPDAETVLQVVEDFQCPACGQFEAVMGDKLDELSERDDLRVEFRGIAFLDRASSTEYSSRALNAAVCTVEDGEDVWRQMHAALFANQPSEGGAGLDDATLIDLAVDAGADEDRVSDCIEDRSYDKWVEQTTDATFDEGITGTPTVLLNGDKVDISTPEDLEKLVDEAVAAS
- a CDS encoding copper resistance CopC family protein translates to MTSEIRAEIRTEIRTVIRTVLLALLAGLLACAAALVPTAAQAHAGLVDSTPRDGATLDDLPSEVTLTFTEDINPPAYVVVRHTDDTALAEGEARVEGALVRQPITAGGPGDYTLAYSVVSADGHRVTGELSFTVTGDAAAPSPGATDTPAPSPGADDSDSDSESAEDAPQPADTGGATVPAEEDEGFLAANGSLLLLGAGLVLVVGTFVVAARRRRAG
- a CDS encoding bifunctional copper resistance protein CopD/cytochrome c oxidase assembly protein; translated protein: MTTSTEATEPEVAPETRRPIPERRVPFAVFAGVVALAAMLVLAFLGGGIPEPAPEGLPDPGRVTVVALPVLGLFVQLSGVLVIGALLVAVLAMTRTTDELTASGFRAIRSARWVAVAWVGFGLAEVWFTVSDQLALPPSQVDVGTAFSYAFQIPQGRSALAQVALVAIVAVAAHWVLAVREALVVLGLALLALVPPILTGHAASSGSHDMAVVALLFHVIPVAVWVGGVVALWGHLRIPGGARLRAVRRFSSLAPWCFGIVAVSGVVSALVRVDTLTELFTTGYGAGVLAKTAVLALLGLVAYRVRGWLASATPETGSGWRTFVSLTGVELVLMATAIGLGTALSRTPPPVGEPYTELAASLLGGPMPPAPTIGEVLWSFRASGVGLAVVLLGAAAYAVGVWSLRRRGEHWSLGRSVAWGIGLLVFGYATIGGLGVYSHVMFSAHMGAHMVLSMIAPIFLVLGAPINLALRALPGADRPGGQGPRQLLAAMLRTRVAGFFAHPAVAAIIFVGSLYAVYYTPIFDALMTNHLGHGFMELHFLITGYLFYETLLGSAPVPRRLPHLGRLLLLLVVAPFHAFFSIGLMSTSRIVGGEYYRMLDRPFAADLAQDQYVGGSLSWALGEVPILIVALAMLVQWFRKDRRESARFDRREDASGDAELEAYNEMLRRRATEVSRQD